One stretch of Miscanthus floridulus cultivar M001 chromosome 18, ASM1932011v1, whole genome shotgun sequence DNA includes these proteins:
- the LOC136523581 gene encoding aspartic proteinase nepenthesin-1-like: MGRSLPLVVAAAVVLLLVLVLAPLLLAGMYIRNPKVNYHGGASTQRTNSIFRGIKRIWKHRDELTPPSGGQKTDEVKAAYTAGLFIFNLSVGTGAASPQNISGILDITTPLVWSQCAPCSDCLPPPAPTFQPDQSPTFAALPCGSDTCQSMLTQTCTANATETDQDYCVYTGVYGADTNTTGYLANDLVFGCSVASVGDFAGASGVFGFSRGPLSLVSQLQLSWFSYFLASDDDSQSGSSFFQFGGDDVKQTTTTTTTNSGSAATPLLTGQLHPELCYVNLTGIRVGKDLVDIPAGTFGLRANGSGGVFLSTTMPVTFLEETAYDMVKQAFVKHFNDTAGVQPVDGSALGLDLCYNYNKIQSNVAVPEMALVFDGEATMELKEYNYFFADDTSNGGTGLACLTMLPYQGVSLLGSLLQTGRTMTYDIGNAKSQQLIFETAAPAAAAAPAANSLLLMMFHHV; the protein is encoded by the exons ATGGGTCGGAGCCTCCCACTGGTAGTGGCAGCAGCAGTTGTTCTTCTCCTGGTTCTCGTGCTGGCGCCGCTCTTGTTGGCCGGTATGTATATTCGTAATCCTAAGGTTAATTACCACGGTGGCGCTAGCACACAGCGAACGAACTCTATATTCAGAGGCATTAAGCGCATCTGGAAGCACAGAGATGAGCTCACGCCGCCTTCCGGAGGTCAGAAGACCGATGAGGTGAAGGCGGCCTACACGGCCGGTCTCTTTATCTTCAACCTCTCCGTCGGCACCGGTGCAGCGTCGCCGCAGAACATCTCCGGCATCCTGGACATCACCACCCCGCTTGTGTGGTCGCAGTGCGCGCCGTGCAGCGATTGCTTGCCGCCGCCGGCGCCCACGTTCCAGCCCGACCAGTCGCCCACCTTCGCGGCGCTTCCTTGCGGCAGCGACACTTGCCAGAGCATGCTCACCCAGACATGCACCGCGAATGCCACGGAAACAGACCAGGACTACTGCGTGTACACCGGCGTCTACGGCGCCGACACCAACACCACCGGCTACCTCGCCAACGA CTTGGTGTTTGGCTGCAGCGTCGCGAGCGTCGGCGACTTCGCGGGTGCCTCTGGAGTCTTCGGCTTCAGCAGGGGCCCCTTGTCCCTGGTGTCGCAGCTCCAGCTCTCCTGGTTCTCCTACTTCTTGGCGTCCGACGACGACTCCCAGAGTGGCAGCTCCTTCTTCCAGTTTGGCGGCGACGACGTGAaacagacgacgacgacgacgacgaccaacAGCGGCTCTGCTGCTACCCCTCTTCTCACCGGTCAACTACACCCTGAACTTTGCTATGTCAACCTCACCGGCATAAGAGTCGGGAAGGACCTGGTGGACATCCCGGCCGGGACGTTCGGCCTCCGTGCCAACGGCTCCGGCGGCGTGTTCCTGAGCACGACGATGCCGGTTACGTTCCTCGAGGAGACCGCGTACGACATGGTGAAGCAGGCCTTTGTCAAACATTTCAACGACACTGCTGGTGTGCAGCCTGTCGACGGCTCCGCGCTTGGCCTTGACCTGTGCTACAACTACAACAAGATCCAATCCAACGTGGCGGTCCCGGAGATGGCACTGGTGTTCGACGGAGAGGCGACGATGGAGCTGAAAGAGTACAACTACTTCTTCGCCGACGACACCAGCAACGGCGGCACCGGCCTGGCATGCCTTACCATGCTGCCGTATCAAGGCGTGTCGCTCCTGGGCAGCTTGCTGCAGACGGGCAGGACCATGACTTACGACATCGGCAACGCCAAGTCCCAGCAGCTCATTTTCGAGACGGCGGCGCCCGCGGCTGCGGCAGCACCAGCGGCCAATTCTCTGCTGCTCATGATG TTTCATCATGTATAA